In Deltaproteobacteria bacterium, one genomic interval encodes:
- a CDS encoding class I SAM-dependent rRNA methyltransferase, which produces MTDNYSFLFFNSKIHSIQLGRDLTKHIKRGHRWVFASSFDPKINFKSGLYFLKYKEEILGLGILQSETQLRFRIICFSDDWFFNKNNPEKTLQIAMETQWKKALGLRALFNLDETNSFRLINGEGDGFPGMVIDIYGDTAVIKYDQPLLEQIWEKMAISRRILADLSQIKNVYFKRRNSSENKGEILFGQLEPETIFKENKLIFSANIKEGSKTGFFLDQRDNRQHIKTFAKNKSVLNLFSYTGGFSLSAASGEAKNVTSVDIAPAAIAAIDKNFSLNPFKTITQNIAMDAFVYVEEQIKAKAKFDMVITDPPSFAPNEASVPQAISAYTKIFSDSLKLVSPNGFFAASSCSSHITLANFLEILREAFSKNRKRGTLILQGGQPFDHPYPLAMEELKYLKFALFQI; this is translated from the coding sequence ATGACGGATAACTATTCGTTTCTTTTTTTTAATTCTAAAATCCATAGCATTCAATTAGGTAGAGATTTAACTAAGCATATAAAACGAGGACATCGCTGGGTATTTGCAAGTAGTTTTGATCCTAAAATCAACTTTAAATCGGGCCTTTACTTCTTAAAATACAAAGAAGAAATTCTAGGCCTTGGAATTTTACAATCAGAGACCCAGCTTCGATTTCGAATTATTTGTTTTTCTGATGACTGGTTTTTCAATAAAAATAATCCAGAAAAAACCTTACAAATAGCAATGGAAACACAGTGGAAGAAAGCCCTTGGATTAAGAGCTCTCTTTAACTTAGATGAAACCAATTCTTTTAGACTCATTAATGGCGAAGGCGATGGCTTTCCGGGCATGGTTATTGATATTTATGGCGACACTGCCGTCATAAAGTATGACCAACCCCTCCTTGAACAAATTTGGGAAAAAATGGCCATCTCAAGGAGAATCCTTGCTGATCTCTCTCAGATTAAAAATGTTTATTTTAAAAGACGAAATAGCTCAGAAAACAAAGGCGAGATCTTGTTTGGCCAATTGGAACCTGAAACTATTTTCAAAGAGAATAAACTGATTTTTTCAGCTAATATCAAGGAGGGCTCAAAAACAGGTTTTTTTTTGGATCAAAGAGATAACCGACAACATATTAAAACCTTTGCAAAAAATAAATCGGTTTTAAATCTATTTAGCTATACTGGAGGGTTTTCCCTTTCTGCTGCCTCAGGGGAAGCAAAAAATGTAACTAGCGTGGATATTGCCCCTGCCGCCATAGCTGCTATTGATAAGAACTTTTCACTCAATCCTTTTAAAACGATCACTCAGAACATAGCCATGGATGCCTTTGTCTACGTTGAAGAACAAATAAAAGCGAAAGCTAAATTTGATATGGTCATAACGGACCCTCCTAGTTTTGCACCAAATGAAGCTTCAGTACCTCAAGCCATTTCAGCTTATACAAAAATTTTTTCTGACTCATTAAAATTGGTATCTCCTAATGGCTTTTTTGCAGCAAGTTCTTGCTCGAGCCATATCACTTTAGCTAATTTCCTAGAGATCCTCAGAGAGGCCTTTTCAAAAAATAGAAAAAGAGGAACCTTGATCCTTCAAGGAGGGCAACCTTTTGATCACCCCTATCCTTTAGCTATGGAAGAATTAAAATATCTAAAATTTGCTCTTTTTCAAATTTAA
- the mazG gene encoding nucleoside triphosphate pyrophosphohydrolase translates to MQIVKDLRGPDGCPWDKEQTHQSLAPFAIEELFEMIEALESNNDIDFKEELGDVLFQVALHCQLAAERGAFTYQDVIQTLSEKLIRRHPHVFENGPKKDIHEVWTHWEKIKKEEKKNKQRNDSFFDFPKQLPALQRAHKIGVKGQKLHFDWKLPENVFAKVLEELNELNFEIQNKTDQAISQEKIQEEFGDLLFSLAQWARHLGIEPEQSLRLANQKFEFRFEKMMKLAQARNLVWDDLSDFEKERLWQEIKLDI, encoded by the coding sequence TCATCAAAGTCTAGCACCTTTTGCCATCGAAGAGCTCTTTGAAATGATTGAAGCTCTTGAATCTAATAATGATATCGACTTTAAGGAAGAGCTGGGAGATGTCTTATTCCAAGTGGCTCTCCACTGCCAATTGGCTGCAGAAAGGGGAGCCTTTACTTACCAAGACGTCATTCAAACCCTTTCAGAAAAATTGATCCGAAGACATCCCCACGTTTTTGAAAATGGACCTAAAAAAGATATCCATGAAGTCTGGACTCACTGGGAAAAAATTAAAAAAGAAGAAAAGAAAAACAAGCAGCGAAATGATTCCTTTTTTGATTTTCCAAAGCAACTTCCAGCCCTCCAACGAGCTCATAAAATCGGAGTTAAAGGTCAAAAGTTGCACTTTGATTGGAAACTTCCAGAAAATGTTTTTGCCAAGGTTCTTGAAGAACTTAATGAACTTAATTTTGAAATACAAAACAAAACGGATCAAGCCATCTCACAAGAAAAAATTCAAGAGGAGTTTGGCGATTTATTATTTAGTCTGGCTCAGTGGGCAAGGCATCTGGGAATAGAACCGGAACAATCCCTCAGACTTGCAAATCAAAAATTCGAATTTAGATTTGAGAAAATGATGAAACTGGCCCAGGCAAGAAATCTAGTGTGGGATGACTTATCTGATTTCGAAAAAGAAAGACTTTGGCAAGAAATCAAACTTGACATTTAA